The following coding sequences are from one Lipingzhangella halophila window:
- a CDS encoding M20 family metallopeptidase, translated as MNLPEPAAASARAHADLDSVVALTQDLVRIPTRGGIDPYDAAIDHLMGWMDDHGLAPQVLRDASDTAVAVAARVQGRQPGRTWVLDACLDTAPFGDEDAWHHPPTSAALEDGWLWGRGAADSKVAVAIFCHLAARLLQQPQTLRGEVVVLFDLDEHTGGFAGARRYFDSPDTPADIGGVMIGYPGMNHIVIGGRGVHRARLHVHGVASHSGASRPTPSAIAKAAEIVTALNLAPLPGPADGFAAGKLTVTAIDGGQGFSTVPDLCTLSVDARTTPAFDDAHAAQTIADMVAKVDTDWPETPPTLIEAHTRWPPYALNHDAPLRTALTTAAAHHGFYPAAKIAGPSNIGNYLARLGIPATAGFGPHYEGLHATNERVRIDTIPTVQAIYDHALHQLTNP; from the coding sequence ATGAACCTTCCCGAGCCCGCGGCCGCGTCGGCCCGCGCCCACGCCGATCTCGACTCTGTGGTCGCACTCACCCAAGACCTGGTGCGCATCCCTACGCGCGGCGGTATCGACCCCTACGACGCGGCAATCGACCACCTGATGGGCTGGATGGACGATCACGGCCTCGCCCCTCAGGTCCTGCGGGACGCCTCGGATACCGCGGTCGCGGTCGCTGCCCGCGTCCAGGGCCGCCAGCCCGGACGGACCTGGGTGCTGGACGCCTGTCTGGACACTGCGCCCTTCGGCGACGAGGACGCCTGGCACCACCCGCCCACCAGCGCGGCCCTGGAGGATGGCTGGTTGTGGGGACGCGGTGCGGCCGACTCCAAAGTGGCTGTCGCGATTTTCTGCCACCTGGCCGCCCGTCTGCTCCAGCAGCCCCAGACCCTGCGCGGCGAGGTGGTCGTGCTGTTCGACCTCGACGAGCACACCGGCGGATTCGCGGGCGCCCGCCGTTACTTCGACTCCCCGGACACCCCCGCCGACATCGGCGGAGTGATGATCGGCTACCCCGGCATGAACCACATCGTCATCGGAGGACGCGGAGTCCACCGGGCTCGACTGCACGTCCACGGCGTCGCCTCCCACTCCGGAGCCAGCCGCCCCACCCCTTCCGCCATCGCCAAGGCTGCCGAGATTGTCACCGCGCTGAACCTCGCGCCACTGCCGGGCCCCGCCGACGGATTCGCAGCCGGAAAGCTCACCGTGACCGCGATCGACGGCGGCCAAGGATTCTCGACCGTGCCGGATCTGTGCACCCTCAGCGTTGACGCCCGCACCACCCCCGCATTCGACGACGCCCACGCCGCTCAAACCATCGCCGATATGGTCGCCAAGGTCGACACCGACTGGCCCGAGACTCCGCCGACACTGATCGAAGCCCACACCCGCTGGCCCCCCTACGCGCTGAACCACGACGCGCCCCTACGCACAGCGCTCACCACCGCGGCCGCCCACCACGGCTTCTACCCGGCAGCCAAGATCGCCGGGCCTTCCAATATCGGCAACTACCTCGCCCGCCTCGGCATACCCGCCACCGCCGGATTCGGGCCACACTACGAGGGCCTACACGCCACCAACGAACGCGTGCGCATCGACACAATCCCCACTGTCCAGGCCATCTACGACCACGCCCTCCACCAACTCACCAACCCTTGA
- a CDS encoding 1-aminocyclopropane-1-carboxylate deaminase/D-cysteine desulfhydrase: MTKAPVYAAVVSKFDRVESRLMPQPSPLERLVDERFAARGVRVLLKRDDLVHPEIPGNKWRKLRLNLDEAHRHHRRPLLTFGGAYSNHLRAVAAAGHRYGLATVGVVRGEELARKPLNWSLTYCADRGMRLVFLDRSTYRRKHDPEVIERLSEEHGDFFLLPEGGSNALAVKGAMDIPSEIEVEYDVICCPVGTGGSLAGIAAGLPPQASAVGFSALKGGDFLVGEVARLQAEAGVSSANWRVETRFHFGGFAKRTPELDAFIADFERRHGLRLEWTYVAKMMHGIVELSSSGDIPAGATVVAVITGPATTDRGAGGT, encoded by the coding sequence ATGACGAAGGCCCCGGTCTACGCTGCGGTTGTGTCAAAGTTTGATCGCGTGGAATCACGCCTGATGCCGCAGCCCTCTCCATTGGAGAGGCTGGTGGATGAGCGTTTCGCGGCGCGCGGTGTTCGGGTGTTACTCAAGCGCGACGATCTTGTCCATCCGGAGATCCCCGGCAACAAATGGCGCAAGCTCCGGTTGAACCTGGACGAAGCGCACCGACACCACCGCCGGCCGTTGCTCACGTTCGGCGGTGCCTATTCGAACCATCTGCGCGCGGTCGCCGCAGCCGGGCACCGCTACGGGTTGGCGACTGTGGGCGTGGTGCGCGGCGAGGAACTGGCGCGCAAACCATTGAACTGGTCGCTCACCTACTGCGCGGACCGCGGAATGCGACTGGTCTTCCTGGACCGCTCGACCTACCGGCGCAAACACGACCCCGAGGTGATCGAACGACTCAGCGAGGAGCACGGCGACTTCTTTCTGCTCCCCGAGGGCGGGTCCAACGCACTCGCCGTCAAGGGCGCAATGGACATCCCCAGTGAGATCGAGGTCGAGTACGACGTGATCTGCTGTCCGGTCGGCACGGGCGGGAGCCTGGCCGGCATTGCCGCCGGCCTGCCGCCCCAGGCGAGCGCTGTCGGGTTCTCCGCGCTCAAGGGAGGTGACTTCCTGGTGGGCGAGGTCGCGCGGCTCCAGGCGGAAGCCGGAGTTTCAAGTGCGAACTGGCGCGTCGAGACGAGATTTCATTTCGGTGGATTCGCCAAGCGCACTCCGGAGCTCGACGCGTTCATTGCCGATTTCGAGCGGCGCCACGGACTCAGGCTGGAGTGGACCTACGTCGCCAAGATGATGCACGGCATCGTCGAGTTGTCGAGCAGTGGCGACATCCCGGCCGGCGCCACCGTGGTCGCCGTCATCACCGGTCCGGCGACAACTGATCGTGGGGCGGGTGGGACTTGA
- a CDS encoding helix-turn-helix domain-containing protein, with protein sequence MGKRVRAARRAKGMNIATLAGLIGRSKGWMSMVENGQTPLDKRQDIAAIAEVLEVSADTILGEPADDINARLPSVNLVRLREVLHEYSLDDPPDVPVRPLDQTAADLRTLDDQLRRTDYDAMMRTLPGVLDELHAGAHLPEPARSEALRQLITACGLAVIVMRHFGHSDLAWISGDRSRQAAVWLGDPVWDAAAAYQRAHARSSANRSRALLATPRIVDELEPHIGDDPMAHQVHGMLRLSAALAQQVSGDHDEARRQAEEAARLAARFEIPDDPNAWELFGVSNVGVWRTTLAVEAGDPAAAMRISDQVNTAALASKNRKAALHMDRFRALHMLGRDKLAGRELQKAERLSVAQVRHSPLIQETVRDMTAIKDPVLRGVAWRMGVI encoded by the coding sequence ATGGGGAAGAGGGTTCGCGCCGCCCGACGCGCCAAGGGCATGAACATCGCCACCCTGGCTGGGCTCATTGGCCGGTCCAAAGGGTGGATGTCGATGGTTGAGAATGGTCAAACGCCGCTCGACAAGCGGCAGGACATCGCCGCGATCGCCGAAGTCCTCGAAGTGTCGGCTGACACTATCCTCGGCGAGCCCGCCGACGACATCAACGCGCGCCTGCCCAGCGTCAACCTGGTCAGATTGCGCGAAGTCCTTCACGAGTACTCTCTGGACGATCCACCTGACGTGCCCGTGCGGCCCCTCGACCAGACCGCCGCCGACCTCCGCACGTTGGACGACCAGTTGCGGCGTACCGACTACGACGCCATGATGCGCACCCTGCCCGGCGTCTTGGACGAGCTGCACGCCGGGGCGCACCTGCCCGAACCCGCCCGGTCGGAGGCGTTGCGGCAGCTCATCACCGCCTGTGGTCTGGCCGTGATCGTCATGAGGCATTTCGGGCACTCCGATCTGGCGTGGATAAGCGGCGACCGGTCCCGTCAGGCCGCCGTGTGGCTAGGCGATCCGGTCTGGGATGCGGCGGCGGCCTATCAGCGCGCGCATGCCCGCTCCTCGGCGAACCGATCCCGGGCGTTGCTGGCTACCCCCAGGATCGTCGACGAACTAGAGCCGCACATCGGTGATGATCCGATGGCACATCAGGTGCACGGGATGCTGCGACTGTCGGCAGCGCTAGCCCAGCAGGTCAGCGGGGATCATGACGAGGCGCGGCGCCAAGCTGAGGAGGCCGCACGGTTGGCCGCACGGTTCGAGATCCCGGACGACCCCAACGCGTGGGAGTTGTTCGGAGTGTCCAACGTCGGGGTGTGGAGGACCACTCTCGCCGTGGAGGCGGGGGACCCGGCCGCGGCCATGCGCATCTCAGACCAAGTCAACACGGCAGCGTTGGCCTCCAAGAACAGGAAGGCAGCCCTGCACATGGACCGGTTCCGGGCTCTACACATGCTCGGCCGCGACAAGCTCGCCGGACGCGAACTCCAGAAAGCAGAACGGCTGTCCGTCGCCCAGGTGCGGCACTCTCCCCTCATCCAGGAGACAGTACGCGACATGACCGCGATCAAAGATCCGGTTCTGCGCGGGGTGGCGTGGCGCATGGGCGTCATCTAA
- a CDS encoding styrene monooxygenase/indole monooxygenase family protein yields MNVAIVGAGQSGVILAHLLLNATITVDLFTSKTAEELREGTAEVTQLTFPSTLHAEQDADLDQWSQKAPHFATASLTARPEQGDPVGFTGRLPQRGGIAVDPRVKMPDLLDLVERRGAKVHYHGVTVSELDWYARTRRYDLIVIAVGSGELGALFIPEPHRAPGRRRVISQVYLAGMRPGAADLEVTTTPHGEVFRIPTLTADGPADSLFMIGDVGGELDFLSGAQRPRRIDVFAQIRQRLHRFAPDQHARCASAELLDERDTILGYVAPVARSPVGILPSGGPVLGMGDTVRPLCLTTGQGWAGSTAAALTYRDRILAHAEAGRPFDTGFMHATCQAHDEQFVQPAQAFVDMVAKFWSGQLSDADQQRFHTAVRDPAAADAWFAAWDDPTLFATPA; encoded by the coding sequence GTGAACGTCGCCATCGTCGGGGCGGGCCAGTCCGGGGTAATTCTGGCCCACCTTCTGCTCAATGCCACGATCACTGTGGATTTGTTCACCAGCAAGACCGCCGAGGAGCTGCGGGAGGGTACCGCCGAGGTCACCCAGTTGACGTTTCCCTCCACGCTGCACGCGGAACAGGACGCGGACCTGGATCAGTGGTCGCAGAAAGCCCCCCATTTCGCGACCGCGTCTCTGACTGCCCGCCCCGAGCAGGGTGATCCTGTGGGGTTCACGGGGCGTCTGCCTCAGCGTGGCGGGATCGCTGTGGATCCGCGCGTGAAGATGCCCGACCTGCTCGACCTTGTCGAGCGCAGGGGCGCCAAGGTCCATTATCACGGCGTCACGGTCTCCGAACTGGACTGGTACGCGCGCACGCGCCGCTATGACCTCATCGTTATCGCGGTGGGCAGCGGTGAGCTCGGGGCGCTGTTTATTCCCGAGCCTCACCGGGCTCCGGGGCGTCGGCGGGTGATCTCGCAGGTCTATCTGGCGGGGATGCGTCCGGGCGCGGCCGATCTCGAGGTGACCACCACCCCGCATGGCGAGGTCTTTCGTATCCCCACCCTGACTGCGGACGGGCCCGCCGACAGCCTGTTCATGATCGGCGATGTCGGCGGGGAGCTGGATTTCCTTTCCGGTGCCCAGCGGCCCCGGCGCATCGACGTGTTCGCCCAGATCCGGCAACGGCTCCACCGTTTTGCCCCGGACCAGCACGCGCGTTGTGCCTCGGCCGAGCTGCTTGATGAGCGCGACACCATCCTTGGCTATGTCGCGCCGGTGGCGCGCAGCCCGGTGGGGATCCTGCCCTCGGGAGGGCCGGTGCTGGGCATGGGCGACACGGTGCGCCCCCTATGTCTGACGACTGGTCAGGGGTGGGCGGGCTCCACGGCTGCGGCCCTGACGTATCGCGACCGCATCCTCGCCCACGCCGAGGCTGGCCGCCCTTTCGATACGGGGTTCATGCACGCGACCTGCCAGGCCCACGACGAGCAGTTCGTGCAGCCCGCCCAGGCGTTTGTGGACATGGTGGCCAAGTTCTGGTCCGGCCAGCTCAGCGACGCCGACCAGCAGCGTTTCCACACGGCGGTGCGGGACCCGGCAGCGGCCGATGCCTGGTTCGCCGCCTGGGATGACCCCACATTGTTCGCTACCCCTGCCTAA
- a CDS encoding class I SAM-dependent methyltransferase, whose protein sequence is MSDTPQVPVSSPNPGLYRPWVLRFIYGPVVIGISHPLVWGVSNRSLRHLHASRVGPTHVEVGPGNGHLLARLPRRTPMQRLELLDLNPACLHHTQRRLRRRAFAVHTHQANALDPWPLASSSVDSVSAMMVLHTLPGETIAAKALLVREAARVLKPGRTLVGCTILARGVSISARAERLMDVYNSKNNTFHNTGDSLGDLTAVLKQHFPHVTVRTQGCVAVWEATK, encoded by the coding sequence TTGTCCGACACCCCCCAGGTTCCCGTGTCCTCGCCCAACCCGGGCCTGTATCGCCCGTGGGTACTGCGCTTCATCTATGGCCCTGTTGTGATCGGCATCAGCCACCCCCTGGTGTGGGGGGTCTCCAACCGCTCGCTGCGCCACCTCCACGCCAGTCGCGTTGGCCCGACCCACGTGGAGGTCGGCCCCGGCAACGGTCACCTGCTGGCGCGGCTGCCCCGGCGCACCCCAATGCAGCGCCTAGAGCTGCTCGACCTCAATCCCGCCTGTTTGCACCACACCCAGCGCCGGCTGCGCCGCCGGGCGTTCGCGGTGCACACCCACCAGGCAAACGCGCTGGACCCTTGGCCACTGGCCAGTTCCAGCGTGGATTCGGTGAGCGCCATGATGGTGCTGCACACCCTGCCCGGCGAGACCATCGCCGCCAAAGCCCTTCTGGTGCGCGAAGCTGCACGGGTCCTCAAACCGGGCCGCACTCTCGTGGGCTGCACGATCCTGGCCCGCGGTGTGTCCATCTCCGCTCGGGCTGAGCGCCTGATGGACGTCTACAACAGCAAGAACAACACCTTCCACAACACCGGAGACTCCCTCGGCGATCTGACAGCGGTGCTGAAGCAGCACTTCCCCCACGTCACGGTGCGCACGCAGGGCTGTGTCGCGGTGTGGGAGGCCACCAAATGA
- a CDS encoding type I polyketide synthase produces MSAPAYTNDSVALVGMACRLPGHITTPHRFWEVLVSGRTMITPADPQHPRAAILPAGILDNDAFTGFDHTHFTLTADEAATLDPQQRWGLELTDEALQHAGIAPATLRGTGTGVWWGSSYLDHAITTLGEGGDAMTMVDTAAALPSMAPGRISRSFDLRGPSELVDTACSASLVALHNAHQALRLGEVDLAIVGGANALVLDTHTRMFRNSGVLSPTGRARPFDQNADGFVRGEGAVVVVLQRLSDAHRAGCPVRARILASARNNDGNSPGGVGAPSHRAQADLLRQVYAHAGIEAGAVDYLQTHGTATPSGDNAERAALERVVGRARSTASQGPAWLGSTKSVVGHLEGAAGLASVLAAVLALEHETIPPTAGHALPMPQLRDDVALQVPTTPVPWPTTDRGNRAVGVSAVGFTGTNAHIILQEPTPVRAEADPSQHGAGVHLVPVSAAGPVEARETAGAWSQALSEATVPLVEVAATAQHRRDHHLHRAVVVATCNDEATSGMDALTAGVPHPALIGPRTAPQRRPRVVFVFPGHGHHHPHMGHDLAVREPVYAKALARVHAALEPYLDQPPWKPDSNQALEGLHTLQPAGVAHQIALSALLTHWGITPDAVVGHSAGEVAAAHTAGILSLDEAAHLVAERSRLLQRAAARGAMAAVGLGAEQAQAALASNPTLRLAAVNGPRSCVVAGTHTDLHHLCERLQADGITARLMADAPPAHHPELLGEAANYLSERVRHLAPHTGTIPLYSTATGERVDGPELDPDYWAHQLLTTVQLHPTIEHLAHGEPSVFVVLGARPLLAAELTDTLATTPTYDPSAPPVISCDSNVDNEQTAWLSALAEAHTRGIPITWPAPTHFPATNLPPRTWARPAPTPPAPTALRDRLAHAATSCERRAAITTALTALITPVVAARYGHTVDLAPDADLTELGLDSLTIVALRHKITRLHPGLADLPLTHLLIPGRATTLEQLITAITTHLTSRVTT; encoded by the coding sequence ATGAGCGCGCCGGCCTACACCAACGACAGCGTGGCACTCGTCGGCATGGCCTGCCGACTGCCCGGCCACATCACCACACCCCACAGGTTCTGGGAGGTGCTGGTGAGCGGGCGCACCATGATCACCCCCGCCGATCCCCAGCATCCACGCGCGGCGATCCTGCCGGCCGGCATCCTCGACAACGACGCCTTCACCGGGTTCGATCACACCCACTTCACCCTTACCGCCGACGAGGCCGCAACGCTGGACCCCCAACAACGCTGGGGGCTTGAGCTCACTGACGAAGCGCTGCAGCACGCCGGCATCGCCCCCGCGACGCTGCGTGGCACCGGGACCGGGGTGTGGTGGGGCTCCTCCTACCTCGACCACGCCATCACCACCCTGGGTGAGGGCGGCGACGCGATGACCATGGTCGACACCGCCGCCGCGCTACCCAGCATGGCGCCGGGACGCATCTCGCGGTCCTTCGACCTGCGTGGGCCCAGTGAGTTGGTCGACACCGCCTGCTCGGCCTCGCTGGTCGCGCTGCACAACGCCCACCAGGCGCTGCGCCTGGGCGAAGTCGACCTGGCCATCGTGGGCGGAGCCAACGCGTTGGTGCTCGACACCCACACGCGTATGTTCCGCAACTCCGGCGTCCTCTCTCCTACCGGGCGTGCACGCCCGTTCGACCAGAACGCCGACGGGTTCGTGCGCGGCGAAGGCGCCGTAGTGGTGGTGCTGCAACGCCTATCTGATGCCCACCGGGCGGGTTGTCCGGTGCGGGCTCGCATCCTTGCCAGCGCCCGCAACAACGACGGCAACAGTCCGGGCGGGGTGGGCGCGCCCTCGCACCGCGCCCAGGCCGACCTGCTGCGCCAGGTCTACGCCCACGCCGGCATCGAGGCGGGCGCGGTGGACTACCTCCAGACCCACGGCACCGCGACGCCCTCGGGCGATAATGCCGAGCGCGCCGCACTCGAGCGCGTAGTGGGCCGCGCTCGATCCACAGCCTCGCAAGGGCCGGCGTGGTTGGGGTCCACCAAGTCCGTCGTAGGCCATCTGGAAGGCGCTGCCGGACTGGCCTCGGTACTTGCTGCGGTGCTCGCCCTGGAGCACGAGACCATCCCGCCCACCGCAGGCCATGCCCTGCCCATGCCGCAGCTGCGCGACGACGTAGCCCTGCAGGTGCCCACCACACCGGTGCCTTGGCCCACCACCGACAGGGGCAACCGGGCCGTAGGGGTGAGCGCGGTCGGATTCACCGGAACCAACGCCCACATCATCCTTCAGGAACCCACCCCCGTCCGTGCCGAGGCCGACCCGTCACAGCACGGTGCGGGGGTGCATCTGGTGCCGGTCTCCGCGGCCGGCCCAGTCGAGGCCCGCGAAACCGCGGGCGCCTGGTCGCAGGCACTCTCCGAAGCAACCGTGCCCCTCGTCGAGGTCGCCGCAACAGCCCAGCACCGCCGCGACCACCACCTCCACCGAGCGGTCGTGGTGGCTACCTGCAACGATGAGGCCACCTCAGGGATGGACGCACTCACCGCCGGGGTACCACATCCAGCCCTAATAGGACCACGCACCGCGCCCCAGCGCCGGCCGCGCGTGGTCTTCGTGTTCCCCGGCCATGGCCACCACCACCCTCACATGGGCCACGACCTGGCCGTACGCGAACCCGTCTATGCCAAGGCGCTCGCCCGCGTCCATGCCGCCTTGGAGCCCTACCTAGACCAGCCACCCTGGAAACCCGACAGTAACCAGGCGTTGGAGGGCCTGCACACCCTCCAACCCGCCGGGGTCGCCCACCAGATCGCTCTGAGCGCGCTGCTGACTCACTGGGGCATCACCCCCGATGCGGTGGTGGGCCACAGCGCAGGCGAAGTCGCCGCCGCCCACACCGCCGGCATTCTGTCCCTGGACGAGGCCGCGCACCTGGTGGCCGAACGGAGTCGACTCCTTCAGCGCGCCGCTGCTCGCGGGGCGATGGCTGCCGTGGGCCTGGGTGCGGAGCAGGCCCAGGCTGCGCTGGCCTCCAACCCCACACTGCGCCTGGCCGCCGTCAACGGGCCCCGCTCCTGCGTGGTGGCTGGGACACACACCGATCTGCACCATCTGTGTGAACGGCTCCAGGCCGATGGCATCACCGCCCGCCTCATGGCCGACGCACCGCCGGCCCACCACCCCGAACTGCTGGGTGAGGCCGCCAACTATCTCAGCGAACGCGTCCGCCACCTGGCCCCGCACACCGGGACGATCCCGCTGTACTCCACCGCCACTGGTGAGCGCGTCGATGGACCCGAGCTCGACCCCGACTACTGGGCCCACCAGCTACTGACCACCGTGCAGCTCCACCCCACCATCGAGCACCTGGCCCACGGCGAGCCGAGTGTGTTCGTCGTGCTGGGAGCACGCCCCCTGCTTGCCGCCGAACTCACCGACACCCTGGCCACCACGCCCACTTACGACCCCAGCGCCCCTCCCGTGATCAGCTGCGATAGCAACGTCGACAACGAGCAGACCGCCTGGCTGAGCGCCCTGGCCGAGGCCCACACACGCGGCATCCCCATCACCTGGCCCGCCCCCACCCACTTTCCAGCCACAAACCTGCCGCCCCGCACCTGGGCCCGCCCCGCACCCACGCCACCTGCCCCGACAGCACTGCGTGACCGTCTGGCGCACGCGGCCACCTCCTGCGAACGGCGCGCGGCCATCACCACCGCCCTGACCGCGCTGATTACCCCCGTGGTGGCCGCCCGCTACGGCCACACCGTCGACCTCGCCCCCGATGCCGACCTCACCGAACTCGGCCTGGACTCGCTGACCATCGTCGCGCTGCGCCACAAGATCACCCGACTGCACCCCGGCCTGGCCGATCTTCCCCTGACACACCTGCTCATCCCCGGCCGCGCCACCACGCTTGAGCAACTCATCACCGCCATCACGACCCACCTCACCAGCCGGGTCACCACATGA
- a CDS encoding SAM-dependent methyltransferase codes for MDFPFDAPTHCAPWVNTPIDTSEPSIARVYDAVLGGKDNFAADREVALKFLEVPGAQVTPFDNRRWLKRVTQWLVGQARIRQIIDLGSGLPTTSSIHEFAGQVADDVRVVYVDNDPSVLAHGRALLATSDNTTVVTGDVCDTDALLTDPDLLNLIDVERPFAVLLASVLHHLPDGEDQRVAAHLRAHLRPGCYLAIANFHNPGPSDPRARAIESALVDGGLGSGWVRPWPQHRMYFGDLDLVPPGLCPVNEWRPDNETPDSSPVHHLYIGGVGYRPEAGLDYS; via the coding sequence ATGGATTTCCCTTTCGACGCGCCCACCCACTGTGCCCCCTGGGTGAACACTCCGATCGACACCAGCGAGCCCAGCATCGCCCGGGTCTATGACGCGGTGCTGGGCGGCAAGGACAACTTCGCCGCCGACCGCGAAGTCGCGCTGAAGTTTCTGGAAGTTCCTGGTGCCCAGGTGACGCCGTTCGACAACCGGCGCTGGCTAAAGCGGGTCACCCAATGGTTGGTGGGCCAGGCGAGAATTCGCCAGATCATTGACCTCGGCAGTGGGTTGCCCACCACCAGCAGCATTCACGAGTTCGCCGGCCAGGTCGCCGACGACGTCCGCGTGGTCTATGTGGACAACGATCCCAGCGTGCTGGCCCATGGGCGCGCCCTGCTAGCCACCAGCGACAACACCACCGTCGTCACCGGCGATGTGTGCGACACCGATGCCCTCCTCACCGACCCGGACCTGCTCAACCTCATCGATGTTGAGCGCCCCTTCGCGGTACTGCTGGCCAGTGTGCTGCACCACCTGCCCGACGGCGAAGACCAGAGGGTCGCCGCACATCTGCGCGCCCACCTGCGTCCCGGCTGCTACCTCGCTATCGCCAACTTTCACAACCCCGGCCCCAGCGATCCGCGCGCCCGTGCAATCGAATCCGCGCTCGTCGACGGCGGCCTGGGCTCAGGATGGGTGCGGCCCTGGCCCCAGCACCGCATGTACTTCGGCGACCTCGACCTCGTCCCCCCAGGGTTGTGCCCCGTCAACGAATGGCGCCCCGACAACGAGACCCCCGACAGCTCACCCGTGCACCACCTCTACATCGGTGGCGTGGGCTACCGCCCCGAGGCCGGTCTGGATTATTCGTGA